The Sorangiineae bacterium MSr11367 genome window below encodes:
- a CDS encoding DUF4982 domain-containing protein: MKASFFGAVDTAGFAKDAYHIFKSQWTREPMVHMAPMNWTDHHPGERVQVWVYSNVDTVELFLNDKSLGVRKFDRKTTLDGRPYLETTEPTGDDKTVTSGRYPGSYTSPNGSAGKLHLTWEVPFEPGKLAAVAKRDGVEVARDTVTTAGAADALALSTEEIGALSFVTADVVDARGVTVPGADARITFRVQGGKLLGTDNGRQESEENYQSPVRRAFHGKALAIVRADAGAPCVVVTATSPGLLSGAASVFSRCAPPARTRSPAEESAPPAVDASYSGAPTTLPAAMIDGDPNTAWSNAYYKEATPLLPSLRKAHASDWVALGWPRPRRVSALKANFTADTSHALPASVRVAYWNGNRFVPVTHPRIDWARQSNQVTTITFDPVETTRLELTMKSRHPGTDKGFLRLTELRAHP; this comes from the coding sequence GTGAAGGCCTCGTTCTTCGGGGCCGTCGACACGGCGGGCTTTGCCAAGGATGCCTATCACATCTTCAAGAGCCAATGGACGCGTGAGCCCATGGTTCATATGGCGCCGATGAATTGGACGGATCACCACCCCGGTGAGCGGGTCCAGGTATGGGTCTATTCCAATGTCGACACGGTGGAGCTATTTCTGAATGACAAGTCCCTGGGCGTGCGGAAGTTCGACCGCAAAACGACGCTGGACGGTCGACCGTACTTGGAAACGACGGAGCCCACCGGTGACGACAAGACGGTGACCTCGGGTCGCTACCCCGGCAGCTACACGAGTCCGAACGGCAGCGCGGGCAAACTGCACCTCACGTGGGAGGTGCCTTTCGAGCCGGGCAAGCTGGCCGCGGTGGCGAAGCGCGATGGGGTCGAGGTGGCACGCGACACGGTCACCACAGCGGGGGCGGCGGATGCTCTCGCCTTGAGTACGGAGGAGATAGGCGCGCTGTCGTTCGTCACCGCCGACGTGGTGGATGCTCGAGGCGTCACCGTGCCCGGTGCCGATGCGCGGATCACCTTCCGCGTGCAGGGTGGAAAGCTATTGGGCACGGACAATGGCCGCCAGGAGAGCGAGGAGAATTACCAATCGCCCGTGCGCCGCGCCTTCCATGGGAAGGCGCTGGCCATCGTTCGCGCGGACGCAGGCGCACCATGCGTGGTCGTCACGGCAACGTCGCCGGGGTTGCTCTCGGGCGCGGCATCGGTGTTCTCGCGCTGCGCGCCGCCGGCTCGAACGCGCAGCCCAGCGGAGGAGTCCGCGCCCCCGGCGGTGGATGCTAGCTACTCCGGCGCGCCCACCACCCTTCCCGCCGCGATGATCGACGGGGATCCGAACACGGCTTGGTCGAATGCCTATTACAAAGAAGCGACCCCTCTCTTGCCCAGCCTGCGCAAAGCGCACGCGAGCGACTGGGTCGCACTCGGCTGGCCACGTCCGCGCCGAGTCTCCGCGCTAAAAGCGAATTTCACCGCCGACACCTCCCATGCACTGCCGGCTTCCGTACGAGTCGCCTATTGGAACGGCAACCGCTTCGTCCCCGTCACGCACCCGCGCATCGATTGGGCACGCCAATCGAATCAGGTGACGACCATCACCTTCGACCCCGTCGAAACGACGCGCCTCGAGTTGACCATGAAGAGCCGCCACCCCGGCACCGACAAGGGATTCTTGCGCCTGACCGAGCTCCGCGCCCACCCTTGA
- a CDS encoding histidine phosphatase family protein, whose translation MQIVLLRHAESLGNVDESVYCRIPDHALPLTPHGEEHARAMGPDVRALLEPGPVAAYVSPYLRTRQTLTLLGLGGLLERTFIEPRLREQDWGNLQDVTEQQALKKQRQAYGHFFFRLPLGESGADVDDRVAAFLSELWLAGADSSHPRTVLIVSHGLTIRLLCRRLFSWSVELFESLTNLKTCEYRVLRREDDRRGAWQLDRPFEQWRDSPDGSTQM comes from the coding sequence GTGCAAATCGTCCTTTTGCGTCACGCCGAATCCCTGGGCAACGTCGACGAGTCGGTCTATTGCCGAATACCCGATCACGCGTTGCCGCTGACCCCGCACGGCGAGGAGCATGCTCGTGCGATGGGGCCCGACGTGCGTGCCTTGCTCGAGCCCGGCCCGGTGGCCGCCTACGTGAGCCCCTACCTGCGCACGCGGCAGACGCTGACGTTGCTCGGACTGGGCGGCTTGCTCGAGCGCACCTTCATCGAACCGCGGCTGCGCGAGCAGGATTGGGGCAACTTGCAGGACGTGACCGAGCAACAGGCCCTCAAGAAGCAACGCCAGGCCTATGGCCATTTCTTCTTCCGGTTGCCGCTGGGGGAATCGGGCGCCGACGTCGATGACCGCGTTGCCGCCTTCCTGAGCGAGTTGTGGCTTGCCGGCGCCGACTCGAGTCACCCGCGCACGGTGCTCATCGTGTCGCACGGCCTCACCATACGCCTCCTCTGCCGCCGCCTCTTTTCGTGGAGCGTCGAGCTCTTCGAATCGCTCACCAACTTGAAGACCTGCGAATACCGCGTATTGCGCCGCGAAGATGATCGGCGCGGTGCGTGGCAATTGGACCGCCCTTTCGAACAGTGGCGTGATTCGCCCGACGGCAGCACGCAAATGTGA
- a CDS encoding helix-turn-helix transcriptional regulator codes for MTHEPEEKEARLRELGEFLRNRRGRISPGSLGLSVSKARRSTGLRRVEVATLAGVSLSWYTWLEQGRNIAVSASVLARVTKALQLNDEESTHVFELAGQGLPISAKPEAVNESTRALLDNLELTPAYVTGARWDILAWNEASSVVYDFGALDPADRNMVTFLFCVSRARALYADWESVARRAVALFRMSAGPFLGEPRFRSLIDELKTRSPEFEQFWTHKHVLRPNTSRRELHHDSMGSLQFDRHVLDMMESPNLRLVVDSPVPGTGTYEKMRNVVRARQ; via the coding sequence ATGACGCACGAGCCCGAGGAAAAGGAAGCGCGTTTGCGTGAATTGGGAGAGTTTTTGCGCAATCGGCGGGGGCGCATATCGCCCGGGAGTCTCGGCTTGTCGGTGTCCAAGGCGAGGCGCTCCACGGGATTGCGGAGGGTCGAAGTCGCCACGTTGGCCGGTGTGAGCCTATCCTGGTACACGTGGCTCGAGCAGGGGCGAAATATCGCCGTTTCCGCGAGCGTGCTGGCCCGCGTCACGAAAGCGTTGCAACTGAACGACGAAGAGAGCACGCATGTCTTCGAGCTGGCCGGCCAAGGACTACCCATTTCCGCGAAACCCGAAGCGGTAAACGAATCAACTCGTGCCCTATTGGACAATCTCGAGCTCACTCCCGCTTACGTCACCGGAGCGCGTTGGGACATTCTGGCTTGGAACGAGGCAAGCTCGGTCGTCTACGATTTTGGCGCGTTGGACCCGGCCGACCGGAATATGGTCACCTTCCTCTTTTGTGTTTCCCGAGCCCGCGCGCTCTATGCCGATTGGGAAAGCGTTGCGCGCCGCGCCGTGGCCCTTTTCCGCATGAGTGCCGGTCCTTTCTTGGGGGAGCCGAGGTTTCGCTCCTTGATCGACGAGCTCAAAACGCGGAGCCCGGAGTTCGAGCAATTCTGGACACACAAACACGTATTACGACCCAATACGTCGCGAAGAGAACTCCATCATGATTCCATGGGGTCGCTGCAATTCGACCGACACGTGCTCGATATGATGGAATCGCCGAATCTGCGGCTCGTGGTCGACAGCCCCGTGCCGGGTACTGGAACGTACGAGAAGATGCGAAACGTCGTGCGTGCGCGACAATGA
- a CDS encoding VWA domain-containing protein has product MQGAVAQAVSVANDPRHKGESTVIVLATDGNPQDFCNDQSSVAKTAAVAANAARDQRIKTYVIGVDTPGQDGLKDNLDAIARSGGSGQAIMVNVDDADATKKAFLEALNKIRAQVASCDVTIPAPPAGKTFDKRATNVVLQANAQATPILFNETCGDGWRYDNWDNPKAINLCPAACNRLKASGGSLSVQFGCPTQTPTGPIVK; this is encoded by the coding sequence ATGCAAGGAGCGGTCGCGCAGGCCGTCTCCGTCGCCAACGACCCGCGCCACAAGGGGGAGAGCACGGTCATCGTGTTGGCGACGGATGGAAACCCGCAAGACTTCTGCAACGACCAGAGCAGCGTGGCGAAGACCGCCGCGGTAGCGGCCAATGCCGCGCGCGACCAGCGCATCAAAACGTACGTCATTGGCGTCGACACGCCCGGGCAGGACGGTTTGAAGGACAACTTGGACGCCATTGCCCGCAGCGGCGGCTCCGGGCAGGCCATCATGGTGAACGTCGACGATGCCGACGCCACCAAAAAGGCTTTTCTCGAGGCATTGAACAAGATTCGCGCGCAGGTGGCTTCGTGCGACGTCACGATTCCCGCGCCGCCCGCAGGCAAGACGTTCGACAAGAGGGCCACCAACGTGGTCCTCCAAGCGAATGCCCAGGCGACGCCCATCCTCTTCAACGAGACGTGCGGGGACGGCTGGCGCTACGACAATTGGGACAATCCGAAGGCCATCAACTTGTGCCCCGCGGCGTGCAATCGCTTGAAGGCCTCGGGCGGCTCGCTGAGCGTCCAATTCGGCTGTCCGACGCAAACGCCCACCGGGCCGATCGTCAAGTAA
- a CDS encoding VWA domain-containing protein codes for MLRFGTMIVSTASFLVATLAFAACGGSDSSFQDLDAAPDVDADSGQPPGDKGGPGQGGTWADGGMTVEDAGPRDAATTDPGCASAGSEAKPATVNLVFMFDRSGSMVVDQDTDAPLRAVKWDPIVAAAKAFFGDGQSKGMNASLTFFSQQGIYFPDKAGYCGAYTDVVLGSGYTEACCSAGTYSSANVVLRALPSADFSKALDDSDPAGATPTYPAMQGAVAQAVSIANDPRHEAESTVIVLATDGNPKDFCNDESTVAKTAEVAAKAARDQRIKTYVIGVNTPGQDGLKDNLDTIARSGGTGQAFIVNVDDANATKKAFLEALNKIRAQVASCDVAIPAPPEGKTFDKKATNVLLQVNGQATPILFNETCGDGWRYDNWDDPKAIKLCPAACTRLRSSGGSLGVQFGCPTQTPDGPIVN; via the coding sequence ATGCTCCGATTTGGCACGATGATCGTTTCCACTGCATCCTTCCTCGTCGCGACGCTTGCGTTCGCGGCCTGCGGAGGTAGCGACTCCTCGTTTCAGGACCTCGATGCCGCTCCAGACGTCGATGCCGATTCGGGCCAGCCCCCCGGCGACAAGGGCGGTCCAGGCCAGGGCGGAACTTGGGCCGACGGCGGCATGACCGTCGAGGACGCTGGCCCTCGCGATGCCGCGACCACCGATCCCGGTTGCGCCTCCGCCGGAAGCGAGGCGAAGCCCGCTACGGTGAATCTCGTGTTCATGTTCGACCGCTCGGGCAGCATGGTGGTCGACCAAGACACCGACGCGCCCCTGAGGGCCGTCAAATGGGATCCCATCGTGGCGGCGGCCAAGGCGTTCTTCGGCGATGGCCAGTCCAAAGGAATGAATGCGTCGCTGACGTTCTTCTCGCAGCAGGGCATCTACTTTCCCGACAAGGCGGGCTATTGCGGCGCGTATACGGACGTCGTGCTGGGCTCCGGTTACACGGAGGCGTGTTGCAGTGCGGGCACGTATTCGAGCGCGAACGTCGTGCTGCGAGCCCTTCCAAGTGCGGACTTCTCGAAGGCCCTGGACGATTCCGATCCCGCGGGCGCAACCCCGACGTATCCGGCGATGCAAGGCGCAGTGGCGCAGGCCGTCTCGATTGCCAACGATCCACGGCACGAAGCCGAGAGCACGGTCATCGTCTTGGCGACGGATGGGAACCCGAAGGATTTCTGCAACGACGAGAGCACCGTGGCAAAAACCGCCGAGGTCGCGGCCAAAGCGGCACGCGACCAGCGCATCAAGACGTACGTCATTGGCGTCAACACGCCCGGACAGGACGGTTTGAAGGACAACCTGGACACCATCGCCCGCAGCGGCGGCACCGGGCAGGCCTTCATCGTGAATGTCGATGATGCGAATGCCACCAAGAAGGCCTTTCTCGAGGCCTTGAACAAGATTCGCGCTCAGGTTGCTTCGTGCGATGTCGCGATTCCGGCGCCCCCCGAGGGCAAGACGTTCGACAAGAAAGCCACCAACGTGCTTCTGCAGGTGAATGGCCAGGCGACGCCCATCCTCTTCAACGAGACGTGCGGAGACGGCTGGCGGTACGACAATTGGGACGATCCGAAAGCCATCAAGTTGTGCCCCGCAGCGTGCACGCGCCTGAGAAGTTCGGGCGGCTCGCTGGGTGTCCAATTCGGCTGCCCGACGCAAACGCCCGACGGCCCGATCGTCAATTAG
- a CDS encoding MFS transporter: MGVEPFDSNQGDANDSSDANDGARAVRRAAAHIVPFLVLSYVLNFLDRVNVGYAALTMNADLGMSATAFGLGAGIFFVGYAIFEVPSNLILHRVGAKFWISRIMVTWGLISASTAFIHDTTGFYIVRVLLGVAEAGLFPGVILYLSYWFPAKDRARMTALFLFAIPLAQVLGAPLSALILHTNGWYAWQPWRWMFLLEGIPAVLMGVLVFAFLPDRPARASWLPPAERDWLVRRLDMERHAVGGHPSLWRALLDPRVLILSVAYLGIVYALYTVSFFLPQLIRDMAKERGTTLSPLEIAGPVAIVYIFAAGGMWWWSRRSDRAAERIWHVATPAFLGVLAFVPIAAMPSSTAAVLTGVVILSVGTFAALPPFWALPPTMFVGSALAAAIGLVNSFGNLGGFLGPYVTGWLKDLTGSFHASLLAASGTLVVAGLAVLTLGKLARVVRPAVAGA, encoded by the coding sequence ATGGGGGTTGAGCCGTTCGATTCGAATCAGGGGGATGCAAACGATTCAAGCGATGCGAACGACGGTGCGCGGGCCGTGCGCCGTGCGGCTGCGCACATCGTGCCGTTCCTCGTATTGAGCTACGTGTTGAACTTCCTCGACCGGGTCAACGTTGGGTACGCCGCCCTCACGATGAACGCCGATCTCGGAATGTCGGCCACGGCGTTCGGCCTCGGGGCAGGCATTTTCTTCGTGGGTTACGCGATTTTCGAAGTCCCCAGCAATCTGATTTTGCACCGTGTCGGCGCCAAGTTCTGGATCAGCCGCATCATGGTGACCTGGGGCCTCATTTCGGCATCCACGGCGTTCATCCACGACACCACGGGCTTTTACATCGTGCGGGTCCTCCTCGGCGTGGCCGAGGCCGGGTTGTTCCCAGGTGTCATTTTGTATCTGAGCTATTGGTTCCCCGCGAAAGACCGCGCGCGAATGACGGCGCTCTTCCTGTTTGCCATTCCGCTCGCCCAAGTTCTCGGGGCCCCGCTCTCCGCCCTCATTCTGCATACGAACGGCTGGTACGCATGGCAGCCTTGGCGGTGGATGTTTCTTCTCGAGGGCATCCCCGCTGTCCTGATGGGCGTATTGGTCTTCGCGTTTTTGCCGGACCGTCCCGCACGCGCCTCGTGGCTGCCACCTGCCGAGCGCGACTGGCTGGTGCGTCGTTTGGACATGGAGCGTCATGCCGTCGGCGGGCATCCATCGCTCTGGCGCGCGCTGTTGGATCCGCGCGTTCTCATTCTGAGCGTCGCCTATTTGGGAATTGTATACGCATTGTATACCGTCTCCTTCTTCCTGCCCCAACTCATCCGTGACATGGCCAAGGAACGAGGAACGACTTTGTCGCCGCTCGAAATCGCCGGTCCGGTGGCCATCGTCTACATCTTCGCCGCGGGGGGCATGTGGTGGTGGTCGCGTCGCTCCGATCGCGCCGCGGAGAGAATCTGGCACGTGGCGACCCCGGCGTTCCTGGGGGTTCTCGCCTTCGTTCCCATAGCGGCGATGCCCTCGTCCACCGCGGCGGTGCTCACCGGCGTTGTCATCCTCTCCGTCGGCACCTTCGCCGCGCTACCGCCCTTTTGGGCTCTGCCGCCCACGATGTTCGTGGGCAGCGCCTTGGCCGCCGCCATTGGGTTGGTCAATTCCTTCGGCAACCTCGGTGGCTTCCTCGGCCCCTACGTCACCGGCTGGCTCAAAGATCTCACTGGCAGCTTCCACGCCTCGTTGCTCGCCGCGAGTGGCACCCTCGTCGTCGCGGGGCTGGCCGTCCTCACGTTGGGCAAGCTCGCCCGCGTCGTGCGTCCCGCGGTCGCCGGCGCCTAA
- a CDS encoding serine/threonine protein kinase: MSDAEVRPSSSLSSPVSSVGRALSRIGSTVQQKYRITELLGMGGTATVYAATHRNGHRVAIKFLLEDAEPDLRQLFSREAYVANQVGHAGAVPVLDDDVDDQGCAFLIMPLLEGETLGTRWARAGRRLPIAEVAVLMHDALDVLASAHAKGIVHRDIKPDNLFVTTDGSVRILDFGVARSVGAGGGTDRVFGTPVFMPPEQAAGHPEAIGPHSDCWALGATMFALLTGEFVHPIADSRNAGANGASGAGGEHLTAVATQRARSLASAMPDLPEAIVRFVDKALSFDAGDRWPSAREMREALAEAAEQTLRQPLSGVAPCVRAVLGAEVAAAAQVPVSMEIPSEKHSAASMLAIQAAKNLVTQPAQVTRPSATFEDRMKEHAWYTSPERRRDLLTTLDGLLEGLPHAGTGPGMLFQLDHIENAITNLCKHRLLASLGREQGGMIRTLENVIRMGERTLILKFRPDLERDRLLHVLLQDSTAPQVHAGPVYTHTEINIPNSIGRYETLQVTTPASLGAEITDKIHAHIFDAFTTGYFWLAEQVQRALTSLGSPFEAEALKAFRRQFFIYDRAAAADKVWLVMVSQDRVYYAVDHQVVAQALLSGQASKALQQAPASIGTVLLANSISLGRSFSRQAIGDQQTVGMSMQRTPYEEVAQDFLVGQSAIYESEMLLTPLAGDHRGWLLAAHPPSADVARVLRAASPILENHLRTMRAEFRPPVIRKA, encoded by the coding sequence ATGTCAGACGCAGAGGTTCGTCCATCCAGCAGCCTGTCCTCCCCGGTGTCCAGTGTCGGGCGCGCACTTTCCCGCATTGGCAGCACGGTGCAGCAGAAATACCGCATCACCGAGCTGCTCGGCATGGGCGGTACGGCCACCGTCTACGCCGCGACGCACCGCAATGGACATCGGGTGGCCATCAAGTTCTTGCTCGAGGACGCGGAGCCCGACCTGCGCCAGCTCTTCAGTCGCGAAGCGTACGTGGCCAATCAAGTGGGACATGCCGGCGCCGTCCCCGTGCTGGACGACGATGTCGACGACCAGGGCTGCGCGTTTTTGATCATGCCGCTCCTCGAGGGCGAGACGCTAGGGACGCGCTGGGCGCGGGCTGGCCGGCGCTTGCCCATCGCCGAGGTGGCCGTGCTGATGCACGACGCGCTCGATGTCCTTGCGAGTGCGCACGCGAAGGGCATCGTGCATCGCGACATCAAGCCGGACAATCTGTTCGTCACCACCGACGGCAGCGTCCGCATTCTGGACTTCGGCGTCGCACGAAGCGTAGGGGCCGGTGGCGGTACGGATCGGGTGTTCGGCACGCCGGTGTTCATGCCGCCGGAGCAGGCCGCCGGGCACCCGGAAGCCATCGGGCCGCACAGCGACTGCTGGGCGCTCGGCGCCACGATGTTTGCGCTCCTCACGGGCGAATTCGTTCACCCCATCGCAGACAGCAGGAACGCCGGCGCGAACGGGGCAAGCGGGGCTGGCGGCGAGCACCTCACCGCCGTCGCGACGCAGCGCGCGCGTTCGCTGGCGTCGGCCATGCCGGATTTGCCGGAGGCCATCGTTCGATTCGTCGACAAGGCGCTGTCATTCGACGCAGGGGATCGCTGGCCGTCGGCGCGCGAGATGCGCGAGGCCCTGGCCGAGGCTGCGGAGCAGACCTTGCGCCAGCCGCTTTCGGGGGTGGCTCCTTGCGTGAGGGCCGTCCTCGGTGCGGAGGTGGCGGCGGCGGCGCAAGTGCCGGTCTCCATGGAGATCCCGTCGGAAAAGCATTCCGCGGCGTCGATGCTGGCCATTCAAGCCGCGAAAAATCTGGTGACGCAACCTGCGCAGGTCACACGGCCCTCCGCCACGTTCGAAGATCGCATGAAGGAGCATGCGTGGTACACGTCCCCCGAGCGACGGCGGGATTTGCTGACCACGCTGGACGGGTTGCTCGAAGGCCTGCCCCACGCGGGAACGGGCCCCGGGATGCTGTTCCAGTTGGATCACATCGAAAATGCGATTACCAACTTGTGCAAGCACCGATTGCTCGCGTCCTTGGGGCGTGAACAAGGCGGGATGATTCGTACGCTGGAAAACGTGATTCGCATGGGCGAGCGCACGCTCATTTTGAAGTTCCGTCCCGATCTGGAGCGCGATCGGCTGCTTCACGTTCTGCTGCAGGACTCGACGGCGCCCCAGGTGCACGCCGGCCCGGTGTATACGCATACGGAAATCAATATTCCCAATTCGATTGGCCGATATGAAACGTTGCAGGTCACCACGCCTGCGTCGCTCGGGGCGGAAATCACGGACAAGATTCACGCGCACATCTTCGATGCCTTCACCACGGGCTATTTCTGGCTCGCCGAGCAGGTTCAGCGCGCGCTGACCTCTCTGGGAAGCCCGTTCGAGGCCGAGGCGCTGAAGGCCTTCCGCCGGCAGTTCTTCATTTATGACCGCGCGGCGGCGGCCGACAAGGTTTGGCTGGTCATGGTCAGCCAAGACCGGGTCTATTACGCGGTGGATCATCAAGTGGTCGCGCAGGCGCTGCTCTCCGGGCAGGCGTCGAAGGCGCTGCAGCAGGCCCCCGCATCGATTGGCACGGTGCTCTTGGCCAATTCGATTTCGCTGGGACGAAGTTTTTCGCGGCAGGCCATTGGCGATCAGCAGACGGTCGGCATGAGCATGCAACGGACGCCGTACGAAGAAGTGGCCCAAGACTTCCTCGTAGGGCAATCGGCCATTTACGAGAGCGAGATGCTCCTCACGCCGCTGGCGGGCGACCACCGCGGCTGGCTGCTGGCCGCGCATCCGCCGAGTGCGGACGTGGCCCGTGTCCTTCGCGCGGCGTCACCGATTCTCGAGAATCACCTACGCACCATGCGGGCCGAATTCCGGCCTCCGGTAATTAGGAAAGCCTAG
- a CDS encoding RraA family protein yields the protein MSDLERIRNLARDVDVTAICDADKTTRVMHGIRARSHNRWACGPAYTVRCRDDFFGVVEAIESASPGDIVVVDGGAREIAYAGELFARAAQSRGLAGIVVDGGYRDMGYVSTCNLPVYSRHVTPMAGGTNKLGELQIPIACGGVTVSPGDIFIADAEGIVVLAPGRAMDVLRAARDIKAAEAAAITKIDQGRSLVHCLNVSAHRENLASGKPSKLAFTD from the coding sequence GTGAGCGACTTGGAACGTATTCGCAATCTTGCACGCGACGTCGACGTCACCGCCATTTGCGATGCCGACAAGACCACCCGGGTGATGCACGGTATTCGCGCGCGCTCGCACAATCGCTGGGCCTGCGGTCCGGCCTACACGGTCCGCTGTCGCGACGATTTCTTCGGGGTGGTGGAGGCCATCGAATCGGCCAGCCCCGGCGACATCGTGGTGGTCGATGGCGGCGCCCGTGAAATCGCCTATGCGGGAGAATTGTTCGCCCGCGCCGCCCAAAGCCGCGGCCTCGCCGGCATCGTCGTCGATGGCGGCTACCGCGACATGGGCTACGTCTCCACGTGCAACCTTCCCGTATACAGCCGCCACGTAACCCCCATGGCCGGCGGCACCAACAAACTGGGCGAATTGCAAATCCCCATCGCGTGCGGCGGCGTCACCGTCTCCCCGGGTGACATTTTCATCGCCGACGCCGAGGGCATCGTCGTCTTGGCCCCTGGCCGCGCGATGGACGTGCTTCGGGCAGCACGCGACATCAAAGCCGCCGAGGCCGCGGCCATTACGAAAATCGACCAAGGCCGCAGCCTCGTGCACTGCCTCAACGTGAGCGCGCATCGCGAGAACTTGGCAAGCGGCAAGCCGAGCAAGTTGGCGTTTACGGATTAG
- a CDS encoding right-handed parallel beta-helix repeat-containing protein: protein MRSLKAALEIAKKGHTISLSDGTYSEANGEVWPRGVPDAVTIEGTGRTVLSGIGNDCLHFRGGGEIRGIAFESCPFAVRAYAGSFRATSVKVNGGGMWFVENVDAVLNDVTIENVQGTALGVEDEARLSLSNATLRGTVASDTATGSCANGMEVRKKARATLTNVTFTDFGYTGIVVANDSSATLTNVTVSQTAPSAACKDPTIQVFVLDRASMIIEDSTISGTADPNVHDHGIWVNGESAMVQMRRSTLKNVYDCVEASGRFEAEDSAFEGCIKQGIAFVAKTVTSKLNRVTISMTSTNSYAVLGAVGSSAAISESTISTRSGGIRALEESRLSLRKSTVESREAHAIEAHSSMANLGTATAPGLNRILGDSSIFVGDSVRLDAAGNTWHPNVQGTNADGSHAPGLVRYEDVSGGKNFFLSGNASIQF, encoded by the coding sequence GTGAGATCCCTCAAGGCGGCGCTCGAGATTGCAAAGAAAGGACATACCATCTCGTTGAGCGATGGCACGTACAGCGAGGCGAATGGCGAGGTCTGGCCTCGCGGAGTTCCTGACGCCGTGACCATCGAGGGAACGGGCAGGACCGTATTGTCCGGAATAGGCAACGACTGCCTCCATTTCAGGGGAGGCGGGGAGATCCGCGGCATCGCGTTCGAGTCGTGCCCCTTCGCCGTCCGTGCATACGCGGGGTCCTTTCGCGCCACGAGCGTGAAGGTGAACGGCGGTGGCATGTGGTTCGTCGAGAACGTCGACGCCGTGTTGAACGACGTGACGATCGAAAACGTGCAGGGTACAGCGTTGGGCGTGGAGGACGAGGCTCGTCTCTCGCTCAGCAACGCCACCCTTCGCGGCACGGTAGCGTCAGACACGGCGACCGGCTCCTGCGCAAACGGAATGGAGGTGCGAAAGAAAGCCCGCGCAACGCTGACCAACGTCACGTTTACCGATTTCGGCTATACGGGCATCGTCGTGGCCAATGATTCCAGCGCCACACTGACCAACGTCACGGTGTCCCAAACGGCGCCCTCGGCAGCGTGCAAGGACCCCACTATTCAGGTTTTCGTGCTGGATCGGGCCTCGATGATCATCGAAGACAGCACGATAAGCGGCACGGCCGACCCGAACGTGCATGATCACGGGATTTGGGTCAATGGCGAGTCCGCCATGGTACAAATGCGACGTTCCACGCTCAAAAACGTCTACGATTGTGTCGAGGCTAGCGGGCGCTTCGAAGCAGAGGACAGCGCCTTCGAAGGGTGCATCAAACAGGGCATCGCGTTCGTGGCGAAGACGGTCACCTCCAAGCTCAATCGGGTGACCATCTCGATGACGTCGACGAACAGCTACGCCGTCCTCGGTGCCGTGGGCAGCTCCGCCGCCATCTCGGAATCGACGATTTCGACGCGCTCGGGGGGAATTCGTGCCCTCGAGGAGTCGAGGCTCTCGTTGCGAAAGAGCACGGTCGAATCCCGCGAAGCTCATGCGATCGAAGCCCACTCTTCCATGGCGAATCTTGGCACCGCCACCGCTCCAGGGCTCAATCGCATCTTGGGGGACAGCAGCATCTTCGTCGGGGATTCGGTGCGCCTCGACGCCGCCGGCAACACATGGCACCCCAACGTGCAGGGAACCAACGCGGATGGCTCGCATGCGCCCGGCCTCGTCCGGTATGAGGATGTCTCGGGCGGGAAGAACTTCTTTCTTTCCGGCAACGCGAGTATTCAGTTCTGA
- a CDS encoding HNH endonuclease, whose protein sequence is MIRGRCDPLSSEQYQVQFTASAELKANRPRRRFDAPLQSERRLSVLVERAVDLLLAELEKRRLGKTTRPAMKAPHATTRAGYVTRSTRREVFERDGEQCTFVDESGRRCECRTFLELDHIEPRARGGSDDPTNLRIRCKWHNALAAEQDFGREHIEKKKAEKTNYPRQRGYEPSLALRALTSMGFRRQQAIHALSIVENRRPGIVPPIESVLRDALVILT, encoded by the coding sequence ATGATTCGAGGCCGATGCGACCCTCTTTCCTCGGAGCAATACCAGGTGCAATTCACCGCCTCTGCGGAGCTGAAAGCAAATCGACCGCGCCGCCGATTTGATGCGCCACTCCAATCCGAGCGGCGGCTCTCCGTGCTCGTGGAGCGCGCCGTCGATCTTCTCCTCGCCGAACTCGAGAAGCGCCGGCTCGGCAAGACGACCCGTCCGGCCATGAAGGCGCCTCACGCAACCACGCGGGCCGGCTATGTGACCAGGTCCACGCGCCGCGAAGTATTCGAGCGAGACGGCGAACAATGCACCTTCGTTGACGAATCCGGCCGACGTTGCGAATGCCGCACGTTCTTGGAGCTCGACCACATCGAACCCCGCGCGCGTGGGGGCTCGGATGACCCGACAAACTTGAGGATTCGCTGCAAATGGCATAACGCCCTTGCGGCCGAACAGGACTTCGGCCGCGAGCACATCGAGAAGAAGAAGGCCGAGAAGACGAATTACCCGCGCCAGCGCGGGTACGAGCCTTCGTTGGCGCTGAGGGCGCTAACCTCGATGGGGTTTAGACGCCAGCAGGCAATCCATGCTCTTTCGATTGTCGAGAATCGACGACCCGGCATCGTTCCACCGATAGAAAGTGTTCTGCGCGATGCACTCGTGATCCTGACGTGA